CCTGGAATCGGTGCAGACCCTGGTGGACCTGGAGCCGGCGGAGGAGCGCATGCTGCGCGGCCGCGTGAAGACGGATCCGCCGCTCAACTGCACGGGCATGCGTCCCCTCACCACGGTGGTGACGCTGGAGGACCCGGCCGACCCCACCCAGGTGTTCGACACGTGGACGGCCACCGGAGGCGGAGGCGACTTCGTGCTGGACCTGCCCGCCATGTGCGGCAGCGCCAACTACACCGTGCGCGCGCGCGTGCACGAGGGCTCCGTCATGGCGCCGGAGGTGACGAAGGACTTCCGCCGGCAGGCGCGCGACGTGGTGCTGGGCGAGCTGAGCGGTGAGCTCGTCGCCACCTGCGGCGAGGGCGCCCGGGGCACGCTGCGCCAGACGATTCCGGAAGAGGCCTGCTCGGCGGTGAACCTGGTGTGGGGCCGGACCGCGGGGCCGGAGATGGCGTCGCTCGTCGCCCAGGAGGACTCGGTGTCGCTGGCCACGGTGGACACGCAGCTGGAGTCCCTGGTGGGCGAGCTCGTCACCCTGAACGTGTCGGCCACGGGCGAGGGCGCCAGCGGGGCGTCGCGCGAGCACGCGGTGCGCATTGGCGCGCGGCCCTTCGTGACGGTGGCGCGGCGCACGGAGACAGGGGAAGGCATCAACTCCGGCCAGGTGGGCGTCACGGTGACGCTGCGCAATGACACCGCCTGCGACGTGAGCTCCATCCACTACCGGGAGACCGTCACCGGCGCGCAGGTGGTGCCCCAGAGCGTGACGCTGAATGGCCAGCCGGTGACGCCGGTGGATGAGTCCGCGCAGCACTTCGAGGTGGCGTCGGTGCCGTTGCCCGCGGGCGCGACCGCGAGGCTCACGTACGTGGTGCGCACGGCGCTCCTGGCTCCGCCGAAGTACTCGGGCACGGCGTCGCTGCGCGAGGTCGTCGTATCGCACGCGGAGCCGCCGCCTGCCTCCACGTCGGGCTGCGGGTGCTCCGGCGGAGGCTCGGGCGTGACGGCGTTCGGGCTGGGCGCGCTGGCGTGGGCCGCGCGGCGCCGGCGGGGCGTCAGAGCCCGAAGCTGATGCGCTGGCGGCGGTTGGGCGTCTGCTGACGCTCCTCCAGCACGCCGGACAGCTCCAGGCCGCGCAGGGTGGCCAGGGCCTCGCGCTCGGACAGGTCCGTGAGGGCGAGCAGGTCCTCCACCGTCTTCGTGCCGTCCGCGAACGCGAGCAGCATCGCCTGGGGCCCCGCCAGCTTCAGCTCGTGCAGGCCGTAGGGCGGATCCGCCGTGGGGAACAGGCGGCGTCCGAGCGCCATGCGCTGGCGCAGCGCCACCAGCGTCTCCGTGCGCGTGACGCCCTCCAGGATGAGGTCGCCGGGGAAGAGCGACAGCGGCACCAGGTCCGCGCGCTGTGGCCGCATGGGGCTGAAGCCGTAGCCGCCCTCCGTCCACGCGAAGGTGGACCAGAGGATGTCCTTCACCTGCTCCTCCAGCAGCTGGCGGCGCTGCTTGGGGCTCAGCAGGCCGCGCTTGAGCAGGGCGTCGCCGGTGCGCAGCGAGTGCTCTCGCGCGTAGCCCGTGGCCTCCGCGAGCTGCGCCTCCGTGAGCGCGCCCTTGCGCAGGCAGAAGCGGCCGAAGCGCTCCGGGGCCAGGTTGGACGCGGCGTACACCACGCGGCCCGCCTCGAAGTAGACGACCTTGAGCACCGTGCCCTGGCGCAGCTTCAGCTCGCCGTGGTGGCGCGCTTCGTAATAGGCGTTGAGCAGCCGCGGCACCGACGTGTGCCCCAGGTCTCCGCCGAGCGACCACTCCGGCAGCTGGCGCCGCTGACGCACGGGCGCGGGCGCGGCCTCCGTCCACACGGCGTCGCGCTGCGCGAAGGGCAGGGGCAGGGCCTCCGACACGCCGGGGGCTTCTTCCGGGGGCGCGGGTTCGGAGGGCTCGGAAGGGGAGAGGACGGACGCGAGCGCGGGCTCCTCCTCCGCGGACGGCGTCTCCTGGACCAGCTCCTCCAGGACGAGCAGGTCCACCTCGTCGAGCAGCTCCCCGTGCGTCACGGGCGGCACGCCGGCGGCTTCCTCCAGCGCGCTGATCACCGAGTCCAGCTCGAAGGGCTTCTCGAAGAAGGCACAGGCGCCGTGGACCTGCGTGGCCTCCTGGGCGAAGCGGTCACCCTTGTAGACACCGCTGACGGCGATGGCGGGGATGCCGTGCGCGCGCAGGGCGCCCAGCACCTCGCTGCCGCGGATGTCCGGCAGCAGCAGGTCCACCAGCGCGGCGTCGAAGCGCGAGTGGGGGCCCAGGGCCTCCAGCGCGGACTCACCGGTGAAGACGGTGAGCGCCTCATGGCCTCGGGTCTCCGCGACCGTGGCGATGAGGGAGGCGAGTTCCTGGTTGTCCTCCACGATGAGCAGTCGCGCCATGGGCCGGCAGACCCTACCATCAACTCCATGACGGACGTTCAGGGCTTCCACCACGTGGCGATTCAAGCGAAGGACGTGGAGCGCGTGACGGCGTTCTATCGCGACCTGCTGGGCTTTCCGGAACTGAAGCGCCACCTGCGGGAGGACGGCACCCTGCGGAGCGTCTGGGTTGCCGTCCCAGGGAGCGCCTTCCTGGCCATCGAGGCGGTGGACGGGACGCCGGAGGTGGTGCCGTTCCGCCATCCGGCGCCGGGGCTGCTGATGCTCGTGTTCCGGATTCCCCGCGAGGCGCGGGGTGGGGTGGTGGAGACCTTGGCTCGCGCGGGCGTGCCGCTGGAGCATGAGACGCGCTGGACGCTCTACGTGAGGGACCCGGAGGGCAACCGGGTGGGGCTGAGCCACCATCCAGACGACTAGGGGGGCGTGCCCGGCCGGGTGCTTGCGGAGGGTGACGGGGCATGGCTACAAGCGGCCCCATGCGCCTGGGTGAACTGCTCGTGAAGGACGGCCTCGTGTCGGCGGCGGGGCTGGAGGAGGCGCTGGAGTCGCAGGTGGTCCACGGCGGTCGGCTGGGGACGAACCTGGTGGAGCTGGGGCTCCTGTCCGAGCAGGACCTGGCCAAGGCGCTGGGCCGGCTGCACAACTGCGCCTACGCGTCCGGGGAGATGGTGCCCGACCCGAAGGCCGTGGCGCTGGTGAACCCCAACGAGGCGGACGACAAGGAGTACCTGCCGATGCGGGCGGACGCGACGCGGTTGAGCGTCGCGGTGGTGAACCCGCATGACTTCACGACGTTGGACGCCATCGCGTTCAAGACGGGCAAGCGCGTGGTGCCGGTGGTCATCCCCGAGTTCCGGATGAACCAGCTGCTCCGGCGGCACGCGAAGGCGTTCCGGCAGCTGCGGGCCATCGACATGAATGCCGTCCGCCCGAGGCCCGCGAAGGGCGCCGCGGCGGAGCTGCAGAAGGCGGCGGAGCGTCCGCCGGACCTGATGAGCGAGGAGGAATTCCAGTCCGTCTACGCGCAGGCGCTGCGCGGCGGCTCGGATGCGGAAGCCGACGGGGACGTGCTGGAAGGGGAGATCATCATCACCGGCGAGGAGGTGGTGGAGGCACCCGTGGCCGCGCCGCCCCAGGGCCGGCCCGCGATGCCGGCGCAGGCGCGTCCCGGAGCGCCCGTCCCGCCGCGAGTGGACATCCCCGCGCACATCGCACCGTCCGTCCCGGTGCAGGGAGTGCCCGCGCAAGCGGCCCGAGCCGCGAGCGCGGCGGGGCAGGGCCTGGGGCCGCCGGGAGTGCCCGCGCATCTGGCAGGTCAGCCTGGAGCGCCGGGAGTGCCCGCGCATCTGGCGGGACAAGCCGGAGCGCCGGGAATGCCCGCGCACGTCGCGGGTCAGCCTGGAGCGCAAGGTGTGCCCGCGCATCTGGCAGGTCCTCCCGAAGTGCAGGGAGTGCCCGCGCACGTCGCGGGTCAGCCTGGAGCGCAGGGGGTGCCCGCGCATCTGGCGGGACACGCTGGAGCGCGCGGTGTGCCCGCGCAGGTGGCAGCGCAGGCGGGTGCTCAGGGAGTCCCCGCGCCTGTGGCGGCCCAGGCGGGTGCTTCCGCGCACGTCGCGGGTCAGCCTGGCGCGCAGGTGCGTGGTGGGCCGGGCGCCGCCGGCGTGCCCGCGCATGTCGCGGCTCAGGCAGGTGCACAGGGAGTCCCCGCGCACGTCGCGGCCCAGGCCGGAGCGACGGGCGCGATGCCTCCAGGCGCTGCCGCGAGCCCGCCCGTTGCAGCGAAGCCGGTGGCCCCTCCTCCCACGCCGCTCACGTTCCCGGAGGCCCAGGCGGAGCTGGGGCGCAGCTCGGACCGCGAGGACGTGGCCCGCACGGTGCTCCGCTTCGCCATGGGCAAGTGGCGCCGGTGCCTGCTGCTGTCCGTGCAGGGCAACCTCGTCACCGGCTGGCACGGCATGGGGCAGGGCGTGAGCGACGAAGGCGTCCGCCGCATCGGCGTGCCGCTGCGCGACCAGAGCACCTTCCGCCTCGTGCGCGACCTGCGCTCCCACTACGTCGGTCCGGTGAAGCGCGACGCGGCGATGGGCATGTTCTACCGCCTGCTCGGAGGCGGCTTCCCCACCACGGCGGTCATCCTGCCGCTGCTCGTGCGCGGCAAGGTGGTCCACCTGCTCTACGTGGACAACGGAGCGGAGCAATTCACCCCGCCGGACGTGGGCGAGCTGCTCATCCTCTCCCAGGGCGTGGGCCGCTCGTACGAAGCGATGATGCGGCGTCGCAAGAGCGCGTAGCTCACTCGCTGCCGGTGGACCGTTCAGGTGAGTGCGCCAGCACGGGCATCGCATCCGGACGGTCCCACAGGACGAAGTGGCTGCACCCGTCCAGCTCCACCACGTCGAGCCCCGGCTTCGCGCGCCCGGCGCTCTCCCGCATGGACGCGGACTCCAGCACCCGGTCCTTCCCCGGAACGAGCACCGTGCCGCGCCGCACGTTGCCGAACAGGGACGCGTCCCGCGCCTGGCTCCAGGCTTCGATGTCCCGCAGGTTGGCCATCATCGTCGCGACCCGCTTGGGGTTGAACGGGAAGGCCATGATGAGCTCGCGCTTGCGAGCATTCTCCAGCGGTCCCCAGGCGCCCCGGTTGTGCTTCGCGATGGGCGCGAGCCGCCACAGCGGGATGAGGAACGGCAGCAGCCAGAACTGCGAGGGCGTCAGGCTCCGGTAGGGGCGGGCCTGCGGGAGCACGGGCGCCTCCAGCACGACCTCCACCCGTTCGAAGAGGTCCGGCCGCAGCTTCGCGGCCTCCAGCACCACGGCGCCTCCGCGCGAATGTCCATGGACGCGCACGACGTCCGTCCGGGGCAGGTGCTCCAGGGCCTGCACCAGCACCGCGGCGTCATGGGAGATGGTGCCCTCCGGTTCGGCGGGCACCTTCGCCCAGGGGGCGGGTTCCTCGCGCGGATCGGTGATGGGCAGGTGGTAGTCGCAGCTCGTCAGCAGGATGAGCTGGACGTCGGGCTCGCGGTAGTGGTGCGTGAAGTAGCGCATGTCGGCCACGAAGCCGTGCATGACGATGACCGTGGCGCGGGGCTGCTCGCAGCGCCGTTCCGCGATGACGGCCTTCCCGACGCGGTAGACGTGTCCGTCGAAGGGCTCGCTCGCGCGGGGTGTGCCCACCCGGTGCATCAACCACCGGCGCGCGGTGGGCACGAGCACGGCGGCGCCAGCGAGGACTCCAAGAGCGACGAACATGCATTCACCCGGGACGGAAGGGGACAGGCGCCTGGCGGCGGACGGCCCGTGACACGGCGCGCATCATAAGGGCCGTGTCGGCCTCCCGCCGCCTCAAGGCGCGGCGGTGTCCGTCAAATGCTGGCAGGGCCTCCGCCAGGCAGGGGCCCGCCGGCCCAACTCCTTGCACAGGTCCTGGAGCCCGGACTCGCTGAGCGACACGGAGAAGGACTCCCGGCCGTTCCCGTCACATCGAGTGGGTTCCAGCACCGAAGACATTCGGCGCCACGCCGTGACGCTGGCAGGGAGACGCCAGGAACTCCAGGGCCTCCCGTGTCCTCGGACATGAACGCGGTCCGCATGAATGCGCAGGTGGGAATCCAGCCGGAACGCCCGTCCGAGCCGCACCGCACGAACCTGTCCGACTGTCGGACAGGTTTTGGGAAACCGCGTCGGGCGGGCGGCAGGTCATCGATGGCGGGTCGGTCGCTCTTTCGGAAGTTGACTCTTCCCGGGTGGGTGGAGAGCGTCAGGCCCCTTCGAGGCGGTGCGTCCCCAGCGCGCACTCGCGACGCGGAGCTTGCGATGAACGACGAGCCGGAAGAGCGCCTGGCCTGTCCCCGCTGCGGAGGGAGCGTCGGGGGTTCCACCAACGAGCGTGGCATCGTCTTCACACCCTGTCTCCGGTGTGACCAGGCCATGGCGGCTGCCTGCTGTGCGCCCATCCCTGGGACGGCGTCTGGATGGCGAGTCCAGATTCTCTGGCGCGGGCCCGAACTGACGCTGAAAGAGGCGGCCTCCCTGCGGCAGGTTCTCCCCGTCCACGCGAATGAATCGATTCAGTGTGTGCGCGACCAATATCGAGGTCTGTCAGGGTGGACGGGGCGGAGACTGCTGCACCTGCCTTCGCATCCCGCGACGTTCTATGGCGTCGAGTTCAGCCCCTCGTTCTTCGAGAAGGGCGCCCTCGCCACGATTTTCCGCGAATCCCACGGCACCCTGGTGATTGCCAGCGAGAGCCTGCTCCTCTCGGAGTGCGTTCCCATTCCCCAGGAGCGAGGACGCCAGTTCCTTGATGAAGTCACAAGCCTGGATCCGTTGGAGATGACCGACTCGGACGTCATCGGGATGGATGGAATCAGCCTCTATTTCCGTCTCCGACATTCGAGCGAAGAGCGCGGTTTC
This DNA window, taken from Corallococcus coralloides DSM 2259, encodes the following:
- a CDS encoding alpha/beta fold hydrolase, coding for MFVALGVLAGAAVLVPTARRWLMHRVGTPRASEPFDGHVYRVGKAVIAERRCEQPRATVIVMHGFVADMRYFTHHYREPDVQLILLTSCDYHLPITDPREEPAPWAKVPAEPEGTISHDAAVLVQALEHLPRTDVVRVHGHSRGGAVVLEAAKLRPDLFERVEVVLEAPVLPQARPYRSLTPSQFWLLPFLIPLWRLAPIAKHNRGAWGPLENARKRELIMAFPFNPKRVATMMANLRDIEAWSQARDASLFGNVRRGTVLVPGKDRVLESASMRESAGRAKPGLDVVELDGCSHFVLWDRPDAMPVLAHSPERSTGSE
- a CDS encoding VOC family protein, which translates into the protein MTDVQGFHHVAIQAKDVERVTAFYRDLLGFPELKRHLREDGTLRSVWVAVPGSAFLAIEAVDGTPEVVPFRHPAPGLLMLVFRIPREARGGVVETLARAGVPLEHETRWTLYVRDPEGNRVGLSHHPDD
- a CDS encoding response regulator, which codes for MARLLIVEDNQELASLIATVAETRGHEALTVFTGESALEALGPHSRFDAALVDLLLPDIRGSEVLGALRAHGIPAIAVSGVYKGDRFAQEATQVHGACAFFEKPFELDSVISALEEAAGVPPVTHGELLDEVDLLVLEELVQETPSAEEEPALASVLSPSEPSEPAPPEEAPGVSEALPLPFAQRDAVWTEAAPAPVRQRRQLPEWSLGGDLGHTSVPRLLNAYYEARHHGELKLRQGTVLKVVYFEAGRVVYAASNLAPERFGRFCLRKGALTEAQLAEATGYAREHSLRTGDALLKRGLLSPKQRRQLLEEQVKDILWSTFAWTEGGYGFSPMRPQRADLVPLSLFPGDLILEGVTRTETLVALRQRMALGRRLFPTADPPYGLHELKLAGPQAMLLAFADGTKTVEDLLALTDLSEREALATLRGLELSGVLEERQQTPNRRQRISFGL
- a CDS encoding general secretion pathway protein GspE translates to MRLGELLVKDGLVSAAGLEEALESQVVHGGRLGTNLVELGLLSEQDLAKALGRLHNCAYASGEMVPDPKAVALVNPNEADDKEYLPMRADATRLSVAVVNPHDFTTLDAIAFKTGKRVVPVVIPEFRMNQLLRRHAKAFRQLRAIDMNAVRPRPAKGAAAELQKAAERPPDLMSEEEFQSVYAQALRGGSDAEADGDVLEGEIIITGEEVVEAPVAAPPQGRPAMPAQARPGAPVPPRVDIPAHIAPSVPVQGVPAQAARAASAAGQGLGPPGVPAHLAGQPGAPGVPAHLAGQAGAPGMPAHVAGQPGAQGVPAHLAGPPEVQGVPAHVAGQPGAQGVPAHLAGHAGARGVPAQVAAQAGAQGVPAPVAAQAGASAHVAGQPGAQVRGGPGAAGVPAHVAAQAGAQGVPAHVAAQAGATGAMPPGAAASPPVAAKPVAPPPTPLTFPEAQAELGRSSDREDVARTVLRFAMGKWRRCLLLSVQGNLVTGWHGMGQGVSDEGVRRIGVPLRDQSTFRLVRDLRSHYVGPVKRDAAMGMFYRLLGGGFPTTAVILPLLVRGKVVHLLYVDNGAEQFTPPDVGELLILSQGVGRSYEAMMRRRKSA